The Bacteroidota bacterium genome window below encodes:
- a CDS encoding LytR C-terminal domain-containing protein, whose product MNERQAASRNSLLNVVLVVLGISLLALLYALGTRVFAPRVDPVREASSGQLIGDIIQVEIRNGCGEPGLAGDMTQFLRKRGFDVVEVGDFETFEQEYSVVYDRIGDLESARKLAKAVGLPEDRVIQDIKLDEYLDASIVIGKDYATLTPFKNQ is encoded by the coding sequence ATGAACGAGCGTCAGGCTGCGTCCAGAAACAGTTTGCTCAATGTAGTGCTTGTTGTATTGGGCATTTCTCTGCTTGCCCTGCTGTATGCACTCGGTACACGTGTTTTTGCCCCACGGGTTGACCCCGTACGGGAAGCCAGCTCCGGACAACTTATCGGCGATATCATCCAGGTGGAGATCCGAAATGGCTGTGGGGAGCCCGGTTTGGCCGGCGATATGACGCAATTTCTGAGAAAAAGAGGTTTTGACGTCGTCGAAGTGGGTGACTTTGAAACATTTGAGCAGGAGTACTCCGTTGTATACGACCGCATCGGAGATCTGGAGTCTGCAAGAAAACTGGCGAAGGCTGTAGGCCTGCCCGAAGACCGCGTCATTCAGGATATCAAGCTTGATGAATACCTTGACGCGTCCATTGTGATTGGAAAGGATTATGCGACGTTAACTCCGTTTAAAAACCAATAA
- the rsfS gene encoding ribosome silencing factor yields MTAKPNVIPNNAPLKSRNNHLPVQELAQIAVEAIQSKKGYDIVIMDVRAVSGVADLFIICSGSSELQIKAIIEAVRMSIKEQGEELPWHTEGAGSMQWVLLDYVDLVVHVFNEEKRAFYDLERLWGDAPKEEIAEDALIESIAILKGSGGA; encoded by the coding sequence ATGACAGCAAAACCAAACGTAATTCCCAACAACGCACCACTCAAATCCCGCAACAACCATCTGCCAGTACAAGAGCTGGCGCAGATTGCTGTAGAAGCAATCCAGTCTAAAAAAGGCTATGACATTGTGATTATGGATGTGCGCGCCGTCAGTGGCGTAGCCGACCTGTTTATTATCTGTAGTGGCTCATCTGAACTCCAAATCAAAGCCATCATCGAAGCTGTGCGCATGAGCATCAAGGAGCAAGGCGAAGAATTGCCCTGGCACACCGAAGGCGCCGGCAGCATGCAGTGGGTACTGCTCGACTACGTTGACCTTGTGGTCCACGTATTCAACGAAGAGAAACGGGCCTTTTATGATCTTGAACGCCTCTGGGGTGATGCACCAAAAGAAGAAATAGCAGAAGATGCGCTCATCGAATCTATTGCCATCCTGAAAGGTAGCGGCGGCGCGTAA
- a CDS encoding choice-of-anchor V domain-containing protein has protein sequence MITRIILITGIIVFVLLFPLQALTNGKGAPSANTGARGNNTCATGGCHDSNQLNAGPGAVTITTSDTYAPGATMNFTVKVEQANQGRFGFQATVRPVNDPFRFTGTFGLGQGTDFADAVQRYITHDDAVSADGATEWTFQWTAPTEDVGPIRIYASGVAANGNGLRTGDFVYADSLSFATQVSVEEVLVPELFTLEQAYPNPFQQQTTVVYTMQQPDAVTLSLYDLQGRVVKSFDEGVRHAGTHEILIDASDLPAGTYLYELQTPTTRKTGTVTRVR, from the coding sequence ATGATCACACGAATAATTCTCATTACGGGTATTATTGTTTTTGTCTTACTATTTCCGCTTCAAGCCCTGACCAATGGCAAAGGTGCGCCCAGCGCTAACACTGGAGCACGCGGTAACAATACCTGCGCAACTGGCGGTTGCCACGACTCCAACCAGCTTAATGCCGGACCCGGTGCTGTTACTATTACAACTTCCGATACGTACGCACCGGGCGCAACCATGAACTTTACCGTCAAGGTTGAACAAGCCAATCAGGGGCGCTTTGGCTTTCAGGCCACCGTACGCCCGGTCAATGATCCTTTTCGGTTTACCGGTACGTTTGGCCTCGGGCAGGGTACAGACTTCGCCGATGCCGTACAACGCTACATAACACATGACGACGCCGTATCAGCTGACGGTGCAACAGAATGGACGTTTCAATGGACAGCTCCTACAGAAGACGTAGGACCCATCAGGATTTACGCCTCGGGCGTTGCTGCCAATGGAAATGGCCTCAGAACGGGCGACTTTGTGTATGCTGACAGCCTCAGTTTTGCCACACAGGTTTCTGTAGAAGAAGTGCTTGTCCCAGAGTTGTTTACGCTCGAACAGGCATACCCAAACCCGTTCCAACAACAAACCACGGTTGTTTACACGATGCAACAACCAGACGCAGTTACCCTTTCACTCTACGACCTCCAGGGCCGCGTTGTGAAGTCTTTTGACGAAGGGGTTCGCCATGCCGGCACACACGAAATACTGATTGACGCTTCAGATCTGCCGGCTGGTACCTACCTGTATGAACTACAAACGCCTACAACCAGAAAAACAGGTACAGTTACGCGCGTTAGATAG
- a CDS encoding DUF423 domain-containing protein, whose protein sequence is MTKYFFLAGAILAGLAVAFGAFGAHMLEGKVSANRLSTFETGVQYQMYHALALLIVGYISMSHPGLLNSAGYCFLAGTIIFSGSLYLLVLTDTGWLGAITPIGGVLFILGWISLAIKSFQLLPVGP, encoded by the coding sequence ATGACAAAATACTTTTTCCTCGCAGGTGCCATCCTTGCAGGCCTCGCCGTTGCTTTTGGTGCCTTTGGCGCCCACATGCTCGAAGGCAAAGTGTCAGCAAACCGATTGTCCACATTTGAGACAGGTGTGCAATACCAGATGTACCATGCCCTGGCACTGCTAATCGTGGGATACATCTCAATGAGTCACCCAGGGCTCCTCAACAGCGCCGGCTACTGCTTCCTCGCCGGCACCATCATCTTTTCAGGCAGCCTCTATCTGCTCGTCCTGACCGACACAGGTTGGCTGGGGGCCATTACACCAATCGGGGGCGTGCTGTTTATTCTGGGGTGGATTTCACTGGCCATCAAGAGCTTCCAACTGCTCCCTGTCGGTCCGTGA
- the lipB gene encoding lipoyl(octanoyl) transferase LipB has product MTPAAEKQEVVVCQLGQVQYEPAWRLQKRIQAELIAAKREDPPRAVPHVMLAVEHPPVYTLGKSGDARHLLVSEALLAQQGATFIHIDRGGDITFHGPGQLVGYPILDLDRVCRDVHLYLRKLEEAGIRTCADFGISAGTVDGKTGVWIDAENETTARKICAMGIRCSRWVSMHGFAFNVNTDLKYFDNIVPCGIVNREVTTLAKELGTAVNMDEVLNTWLKHFAAVFDVSYRMLDGQQSLAFLEDFLGESLAAYELAEVL; this is encoded by the coding sequence ATGACGCCGGCAGCAGAAAAGCAGGAAGTTGTGGTATGTCAACTGGGGCAGGTTCAGTATGAGCCGGCCTGGCGGTTGCAAAAGCGTATACAGGCTGAACTGATTGCTGCCAAACGCGAAGATCCGCCGCGTGCTGTACCACACGTCATGCTGGCCGTAGAGCATCCACCCGTATACACCCTTGGCAAAAGCGGCGATGCACGCCATTTACTGGTCTCTGAAGCACTGCTGGCGCAACAAGGCGCTACGTTTATCCATATTGATCGGGGTGGAGATATTACGTTTCATGGTCCCGGTCAGCTTGTCGGCTACCCAATACTAGACCTCGATCGGGTTTGTCGCGATGTGCATCTCTACTTGCGCAAACTGGAAGAAGCCGGCATCCGTACCTGTGCTGATTTTGGTATTTCAGCCGGCACAGTAGACGGAAAAACGGGGGTTTGGATTGACGCTGAAAACGAAACCACTGCTCGGAAAATTTGCGCCATGGGCATTCGATGCAGCCGCTGGGTTTCCATGCACGGGTTTGCCTTCAATGTAAATACAGACCTGAAGTACTTCGACAACATCGTGCCCTGTGGCATTGTCAATCGTGAAGTGACAACGCTTGCAAAGGAGTTGGGTACCGCGGTAAATATGGATGAGGTACTCAATACGTGGCTGAAACACTTTGCAGCAGTGTTTGATGTTAGCTACAGGATGCTTGACGGGCAGCAGTCTCTGGCCTTTCTGGAAGATTTTTTGGGCGAGTCATTGGCGGCATATGAACTTGCTGAGGTTTTGTAA